In the genome of Clostridium sp. 'White wine YQ', the window TTAACATGGCGAATATTCTTTTATTAAGTTCTCGGCTACCTTTAACCCATCTACTGCCGCTGATATAATTCCTCCTGCATAGCCCGCACCTTCTCCCGCTGGATATAACCCTTCCAAGGATATGCTTTGAAGCTTTTCATTTCTAGGAATTCTAACTGGCGCAGATGTTCTTGTTTCAATTCCAGTCATTATCGCATTTTCTTCTGCAAAACCATTTATCTTTCTGTCAAATGCAACTAGCCCTTCTTTAAGTGAACTTATAACAAATTCAGGCAAACATTTTCTCATATCTGATAGTTCATAACCTGGTTTATAACTTGGCTCAACGCTGCCAATTCTTTGTGATTTTGTATCCTTTAAAAAATCTCCTATTAATTGTACTGGTGCTATAAAGTTTCCTCCACCAGCTTTATAGGCTAGTTCCTCATATTTTCTTTGAAACTCTATACCCGCCAAAGGAGATTTGCTTTGGAAATCTTCTGGTGCTACAGTAACTACTATTGCTGAATTAGCATTTTGCTTATCTCTTGCATGATAGCTCATACCATTTGTAACTAGTCTTCCCTCTTCTGAAGCTGTTGCTACTACTAATCCACCAGGACACATACAAAATGAATAAACCCCTCTTCCAGTTTCTTTAGATGTATGCGAAAGTCTATATTCTGCTGCATGTAGTTTTGGATGTCCTGCATATTTTCCATACTGATTTTTATCAATTAGCTCCTGTGGATGTTCTACTCTAACTCCTATAGCAAATGGTTTTTGTTCCATATGTATACCACTTCTATTTAACATTTCATATGTATCCCTTGAACTGTGCCCAATTGCTAAAATAAGAGTTTCACATGGAATTTTCATTTCATCTACTTGTATCTCTTTTATTTTTCCATTTTCCATAGTTATATTATTCAAGGTAGAATTAAAGTTCACCTCTCCACCTAGAGCCTTTATCTCTTCCCTTATATTTTTCACAACCTCTTTTAATATATCTGTACCAACATGAGGCTTAGCCTTATATATTATTTCTTCTGGTGCTCCACCTTTAACTAACGCTTTAAGTACATAGCTGCATCTAGCATCTTTTATTCTAGTAGTTAGCTTACCATCAGAAAATGTCCCTGCTCCACCTTCTCCAAATTGTACATTTGAACTTTCTTTTAGAGTCCCATCTGCCCAAAATAAATCCACTGTCTTACTTCTATTATCTATTTCTTCCCCTCTTTCAAAAACTATTGGTCTATATCCTTTTCTAGCTAGTAAAAGAGCTGCAAATAATCCCGCAGGACCCATACCAATTACTACTGGTCTAGTATTTAATTTTTTAGTTCCTAAGTTAAATTCTTCTTCATATACATCATCTTCTATTTTTACATCTTTATCATTTATCTTCTTAACTAATTGTTCCTCATTTTCCATAGAAACTTCAACACAATAATTTATCTTTATACTATCTTTTTTTCTAGCATCTATTGATTCTTTTATTATTCTAATTTCAGGTAAGTTTTTTACCCCTATTCCCAACTTCTTTGCAATTTTTTTTGACAAGGATGAATTATCCTCTTCTATATTTAATGTTAAATTATTTATTCTAATCGCCATAAGTCCTCCTAATAATCTATATAGACATAAAGGTTATTTTAACATAAAAAAAGTTTTGAGTAAATTTTAAGGAAGAAATTATATGTTTCATTATAACTATAACTTCTTCCTTTTACTTTATAAAAATTCTACTTTTTCGTAATAACAACTGTAACTTTTTCTTGTGGTGAAATTGTGATATTGTTCGAATTACCTGCCGTAATCTTAGGTGTCAGGTCATAAGTTCCTTCTGCCAAATTTGATAAATCTATTTCTCCTTTAAACATATCAGGTGTATATTTATTTACATTGCTTTCTAAACCACTTATTGTTACCTTTACTTGTGTTTTATTCAAAGAAGATGCTAATCCATCTCCTAATGATTTCACCGTAACTGGTACCAAGATATCTTTACTTATTATTTTTTCTAACTGAATATCAACATTAACTTCTTTAGTTTGAGAAGTAACTCCATCAGGGAACTTCAAATTAACCTTAACACTTCCACTTGAAGTTATCTTCGATAAGTCAATTGCTTCAGTATCTATAGAAGCAATATTATCTATGACCCTTGCATTTCCCTGAAGTTCGATATATTCATCTTCAGATAATATTGATTTTAATGATAGTCCACTTGGAAGATTACCCGTAGTTATGACATTAACCTTTATTGGTTTTAACTGTCTAACCGGTATTGTTACATCGATATTAGCTGGCTCTATATTTATATTTTCTACTTTATTATTACTACTATCCACTGGGACTAACTTTACAGAGGTTGAAAAATCCTTATCTAAATTTAAGAAGTCTCCTTTAGCCACAAGACTTGCTACAGAATTCACATATTTTGATGGTCCTGAAATTGTCCCTTTATTGACTGATAAGGTTGGTTCGCCTGCATAATATTCTTTTCTGGTAGAAATATTCAATTCATTTTTAACTGATATGGTTTTGGTTTCTAATTGATCTATTACTATAGTAACTCTCAAAAATCCGTCATTTTTTATATTTATGTTTGAAGGATAATCTACTATCTCAACAGGCACATTATTTTGTCCTTTCTTTAGTGCATATGATTCTAGATCTGCAGTAATCTTAAACTGCTCCTTTTTTACTGAATAAACCTCTGATGAAGGGCCTTCTAACTTTAAATCAACATATACTTTCTGATTTGGTTCTAGTACTAATCCTGAATTTTTAAGTGTTCCTTCATTTAAGATTTCTACTGGCACCTTTTCAAGGGTATATGTTCTAACGGGACTTTCAACATTTGATATGTATAGCCATAAACCAAAAGAAAGTATTACACAAATTATTTGTATTATTATTTGTTGTTTTTTGCTAACTTTTTGATCCATGCTTTCACCCTTTCCCCAGCAGTTTTAACCCTTCTATTTTGCTTACTTTCAATTACTTTCGTTAGAACAGTTCTTAGTTTCTCTTTATCGTAATTTCTTGTTAACCTGCCATTTATAGCTAAGGAAATCGTACCTGTTTCTTCTGATACAATAACTATTATTGCATCAGATACCTCTGAAATTCCTATTCCAGCTCTATGCCTTGTTCCAAGCTTCTTGTTTATTTCCCCATTTCCTGTTAAGGGGAGCACACACCCAGATGCTATTATTCTATTTTCTCTAATAATTGTTGCCCCATCATGTAATGGTGTGTTTACTACAAAAATATTTTCTAATATGGCTGAAGAAACTATCCCATCTATTTTTGTTCCCGTTTGTATAACTTCTCCTAATCCAGTGCTCTGCTCAATT includes:
- a CDS encoding CdaR family protein produces the protein MDQKVSKKQQIIIQIICVILSFGLWLYISNVESPVRTYTLEKVPVEILNEGTLKNSGLVLEPNQKVYVDLKLEGPSSEVYSVKKEQFKITADLESYALKKGQNNVPVEIVDYPSNINIKNDGFLRVTIVIDQLETKTISVKNELNISTRKEYYAGEPTLSVNKGTISGPSKYVNSVASLVAKGDFLNLDKDFSTSVKLVPVDSSNNKVENINIEPANIDVTIPVRQLKPIKVNVITTGNLPSGLSLKSILSEDEYIELQGNARVIDNIASIDTEAIDLSKITSSGSVKVNLKFPDGVTSQTKEVNVDIQLEKIISKDILVPVTVKSLGDGLASSLNKTQVKVTISGLESNVNKYTPDMFKGEIDLSNLAEGTYDLTPKITAGNSNNITISPQEKVTVVITKK
- the cdaA gene encoding diadenylate cyclase CdaA, producing MQDFLNLTVNTIKNISIWSVLDILVVAFIFYKGYMLIKETRAEQLLKGIILIVALIPISYVLRLNMLYVILSKTITIGVLTIVIIFQPEIRRALEHLGRTAFDDIHPIQDKEELGKVINEIVNAIESLSKSKTGALIAIEQSTGLGEVIQTGTKIDGIVSSAILENIFVVNTPLHDGATIIRENRIIASGCVLPLTGNGEINKKLGTRHRAGIGISEVSDAIIVIVSEETGTISLAINGRLTRNYDKEKLRTVLTKVIESKQNRRVKTAGERVKAWIKKLAKNNK
- a CDS encoding NAD(P)/FAD-dependent oxidoreductase, whose protein sequence is MAIRINNLTLNIEEDNSSLSKKIAKKLGIGVKNLPEIRIIKESIDARKKDSIKINYCVEVSMENEEQLVKKINDKDVKIEDDVYEEEFNLGTKKLNTRPVVIGMGPAGLFAALLLARKGYRPIVFERGEEIDNRSKTVDLFWADGTLKESSNVQFGEGGAGTFSDGKLTTRIKDARCSYVLKALVKGGAPEEIIYKAKPHVGTDILKEVVKNIREEIKALGGEVNFNSTLNNITMENGKIKEIQVDEMKIPCETLILAIGHSSRDTYEMLNRSGIHMEQKPFAIGVRVEHPQELIDKNQYGKYAGHPKLHAAEYRLSHTSKETGRGVYSFCMCPGGLVVATASEEGRLVTNGMSYHARDKQNANSAIVVTVAPEDFQSKSPLAGIEFQRKYEELAYKAGGGNFIAPVQLIGDFLKDTKSQRIGSVEPSYKPGYELSDMRKCLPEFVISSLKEGLVAFDRKINGFAEENAIMTGIETRTSAPVRIPRNEKLQSISLEGLYPAGEGAGYAGGIISAAVDGLKVAENLIKEYSPC